A stretch of the Streptomyces sp. NBC_01428 genome encodes the following:
- the pssA gene encoding CDP-diacylglycerol--serine O-phosphatidyltransferase — protein sequence MPEADDIDDDEEMPLSLRLSIADTLTLGNATCGFMAVYFTTTGILIPHLTGSQETGMARHSAATAVILMLCAAVFDLFDGLVARKLRSSPMGAELDNLSDLISFGLAPAYFVLVYGMVADDAHQRVAAVGAIVVLLAVVLRLARFSCVTVKDGTFQGMPSPFGALTVVSIVLLELPFVATLMAIIGTAWLMVSRVEYPKPRGRLAVAMLSWIVLSMGLLAAWAFDAPSGQLLLQTGCALQLVMGAVIPLFATARRVNNFRDNRREARAAQLP from the coding sequence GTGCCGGAGGCCGACGACATCGACGACGACGAGGAGATGCCCCTCTCGCTCCGTCTGTCGATAGCGGACACCCTCACCCTCGGCAACGCCACGTGCGGCTTCATGGCGGTGTACTTCACCACCACGGGCATTCTGATCCCGCACCTCACCGGCAGCCAGGAGACGGGCATGGCGCGGCACAGCGCCGCGACGGCCGTCATCCTCATGCTCTGCGCGGCCGTCTTCGACCTCTTCGACGGTCTGGTCGCCCGCAAGCTGCGCTCCTCCCCCATGGGCGCCGAGCTGGACAACCTGTCGGACCTGATCAGCTTCGGCCTCGCGCCGGCGTACTTCGTCCTGGTCTACGGCATGGTCGCGGACGACGCGCATCAGCGGGTCGCGGCGGTCGGTGCCATCGTGGTGCTGCTGGCGGTGGTGCTGAGACTGGCGCGGTTCTCGTGCGTGACGGTCAAGGACGGCACCTTCCAGGGCATGCCGTCCCCGTTCGGAGCCCTCACCGTCGTCTCCATCGTGCTGCTGGAGCTGCCGTTCGTCGCCACGCTCATGGCGATCATCGGCACCGCCTGGCTGATGGTGAGCCGAGTCGAGTACCCGAAGCCGCGGGGCCGCCTCGCGGTCGCGATGCTCTCCTGGATCGTCCTGTCGATGGGTCTCCTGGCCGCGTGGGCGTTCGACGCCCCGAGCGGTCAGCTGCTCCTGCAGACCGGCTGTGCGCTCCAGCTGGTCATGGGAGCGGTCATCCCGCTGTTCGCCACGGCCCGCCGGGTGAACAACTTCCGGGACAACCGCCGCGAGGCACGGGCCGCTCAGCTCCCGTAA
- a CDS encoding ABC transporter substrate-binding protein, producing MRTTHTARMAAGALAALLVLAGCSSKAKDDDGAGKPAAGGVKTGDGISGKTINLGVLTDMTGVYATLGKSVTQAQQLYVKQANADGGVCGYKLALTVRDHGYDPQKAVSGYTELAPKVLGFTQFIGSPFVAAVKQRIDGQDKALVLPQAWSATLLGSPYIRVIGSTYDIETINAIDFLMKEKGLKKGDKVGHVYFEGDYGENALTGSRYMAKKAGLKVVEQKIKPTDNDMTGQVVALKKAGVKAIVISAGPRQAASLVGVAAASRFGVPIIGNNSAYAPQLLATPAAPALEANYYVASPSLPIGADTPQAKKLVADYKAAYPKDSLDNGVVAGWTAASAFGEALKKACAAKDLTREGVDKALLTIDAFDPGFGVTQNFGDPKAASSKESVILRPDKSAVGGMKVVQEAEASSAAQGYTPGAS from the coding sequence ATGAGAACGACACATACGGCCAGGATGGCCGCCGGGGCGCTGGCCGCACTGCTCGTGCTGGCCGGCTGCAGCTCCAAGGCCAAGGACGACGACGGCGCCGGCAAGCCCGCCGCCGGCGGGGTGAAGACCGGCGACGGGATCTCCGGCAAGACGATCAACCTCGGCGTGCTCACCGACATGACCGGTGTGTACGCGACACTCGGCAAGAGCGTCACCCAGGCCCAGCAGCTGTACGTGAAGCAGGCCAACGCCGACGGCGGGGTCTGCGGGTACAAGCTGGCGCTGACCGTCCGGGACCACGGCTACGACCCGCAGAAGGCCGTCTCCGGCTACACGGAGCTGGCCCCGAAGGTGCTGGGCTTCACCCAGTTCATCGGCTCGCCCTTCGTGGCCGCCGTCAAACAGCGCATCGACGGGCAGGACAAGGCGCTCGTGCTGCCGCAGGCCTGGTCGGCGACGCTGCTGGGCAGCCCCTACATCCGGGTCATCGGCTCCACGTACGACATCGAGACGATCAACGCCATCGACTTCCTGATGAAGGAGAAGGGCCTCAAGAAGGGCGACAAGGTCGGGCACGTGTACTTCGAGGGGGACTACGGCGAGAACGCTCTGACCGGCTCCCGGTACATGGCGAAGAAGGCGGGTCTCAAGGTCGTCGAGCAGAAGATCAAGCCGACCGACAACGACATGACCGGGCAGGTCGTCGCCCTGAAGAAGGCCGGGGTCAAGGCCATCGTGATCAGCGCGGGCCCGCGCCAGGCGGCCTCGCTCGTCGGAGTCGCGGCGGCGAGCAGGTTCGGGGTCCCGATCATCGGGAACAACTCGGCGTACGCCCCGCAGCTCCTCGCCACCCCCGCCGCGCCCGCGCTGGAGGCGAACTACTACGTGGCCTCGCCGTCGCTGCCGATCGGGGCCGACACCCCGCAGGCGAAGAAGCTGGTCGCCGACTACAAGGCCGCCTACCCGAAGGACAGCCTGGACAACGGCGTGGTGGCCGGCTGGACCGCCGCCTCGGCGTTCGGTGAGGCCCTGAAGAAGGCCTGCGCCGCCAAGGACCTCACCCGTGAGGGCGTGGACAAGGCCCTGCTGACCATCGACGCGTTCGACCCGGGCTTCGGCGTCACCCAGAACTTCGGCGACCCGAAGGCCGCCTCCTCCAAGGAGAGCGTCATCCTGCGGCCCGACAAGAGCGCCGTGGGCGGCATGAAGGTCGTCCAGGAGGCCGAGGCCTCGTCCGCCGCCCAGGGATACACTCCTGGCGCCTCCTGA
- a CDS encoding branched-chain amino acid ABC transporter permease, with translation MSEVLTRDEASSAPPTAPRRAVRRPGTRAVLGAAGAVLLLALPFYLDRFWLQAGLFAMAAAIGAIGLNLLTGATGQLSMGHAFFLAVGAYGYCVFAADGGGGLTGLGLPTWLAAVLAVAVSGIAGGLFSPIAGRLRGAYLGIATLALIFIGQHVLFNATDLTGGFNGRDVPPLSLFGLTFDEREVVVAAVPFGSAEKLWYAGLVLLLGCGLFARGVLRGRPGRAMNAIRDHRIAAGVIGVPVARYRAAVFVLSSMYAGLAGVLLALVFQRTVPDYFGITLSLEYLAMIVIGGLGSVSGAVVGAVFVSLLPQLLTRYSDALPLVSDPGTGGVAPGEAARYLYGAAVVAVVLFLPGGLVRVAARFRVRPRPGATAGEER, from the coding sequence GTGTCTGAGGTCCTCACCCGCGACGAGGCGAGCAGCGCGCCGCCGACCGCTCCACGCCGGGCCGTCCGGCGGCCCGGCACCCGCGCCGTGCTGGGGGCCGCGGGCGCCGTCCTGCTGCTCGCCCTGCCGTTCTACCTCGACCGGTTCTGGCTCCAGGCGGGACTGTTCGCGATGGCCGCGGCGATCGGCGCCATCGGCCTGAACCTCCTCACCGGGGCGACCGGCCAGCTCTCCATGGGCCACGCCTTCTTCCTCGCGGTCGGCGCCTACGGCTACTGCGTGTTCGCCGCCGACGGAGGCGGCGGCCTGACCGGCCTGGGCCTGCCGACCTGGCTGGCGGCCGTGCTCGCCGTGGCCGTCTCCGGGATCGCCGGAGGACTGTTCAGCCCGATCGCGGGCCGGCTGCGCGGCGCCTACCTCGGCATCGCCACGCTCGCCCTGATCTTCATCGGGCAGCACGTCCTGTTCAACGCGACGGATCTGACCGGCGGCTTCAACGGCCGCGACGTACCGCCGCTGAGCCTCTTCGGCCTCACCTTCGACGAGCGTGAGGTCGTCGTCGCGGCCGTGCCCTTCGGCTCGGCGGAGAAGCTCTGGTACGCGGGTCTCGTGCTGCTCCTCGGCTGCGGGCTGTTCGCCCGCGGGGTGCTGCGCGGCCGCCCGGGGCGGGCCATGAACGCGATCCGCGACCACCGGATCGCGGCCGGGGTGATCGGCGTGCCGGTCGCCCGCTACCGCGCCGCCGTGTTCGTCCTGTCCTCGATGTACGCGGGACTCGCGGGGGTGCTGCTCGCGCTCGTCTTCCAGCGGACGGTGCCCGACTACTTCGGGATCACGCTCTCGCTCGAATACCTCGCCATGATCGTCATCGGCGGGCTCGGTTCGGTCTCGGGGGCGGTGGTGGGAGCCGTCTTCGTCTCGCTGCTGCCCCAGCTGCTCACCCGCTACAGCGACGCGCTGCCCCTGGTCTCCGACCCGGGCACCGGCGGGGTCGCACCCGGTGAGGCAGCCCGGTACCTGTACGGCGCCGCCGTCGTGGCGGTGGTGCTCTTTCTGCCGGGCGGCCTGGTCAGGGTGGCCGCCCGGTTCCGCGTCCGGCCCCGTCCCGGGGCCACTGCAGGGGAGGAACGATGA
- a CDS encoding branched-chain amino acid ABC transporter permease, with protein MSTFVELLLNGLSMGSVYALIALGFVVIFRATEVVNFAHASLLLAGGYVTATLHDDIGFWPALLAGVAGAALVGAAVEFLVMRRYRGTDQSVLAIVTIGVDILLTTELTRRIGTDVLAMGDPWGNAVLTVGPVSLAHTRIAAFVTAGLLITVFLLAFRFTSWGVAMRAAAESPETAALMGVRLGRVSLGAWAVAGALAAVAALFLTVFPTPGLERATSLAALKAFPAAILGGLDSTTGALVGGLLVGVTESLATGYQSDLTFLGRGLGDLAPYLVMVAILLIRPAGLFGTKELARV; from the coding sequence ATGAGCACCTTCGTCGAACTCCTGCTCAACGGCCTGTCCATGGGCTCCGTATACGCCCTCATCGCCCTCGGCTTCGTCGTCATCTTCCGGGCCACCGAGGTCGTGAACTTCGCGCACGCCTCGCTGCTCCTCGCGGGCGGCTACGTCACCGCGACCCTCCACGACGACATCGGCTTCTGGCCCGCCCTGCTCGCCGGGGTCGCGGGCGCGGCCCTGGTGGGGGCGGCCGTTGAGTTCCTCGTGATGCGCCGCTACCGGGGCACCGACCAGAGCGTCCTCGCCATCGTCACCATCGGCGTCGACATCCTGCTCACCACCGAACTGACCCGGCGCATCGGCACGGACGTCCTCGCGATGGGCGACCCCTGGGGCAACGCCGTCCTCACCGTCGGACCGGTCTCCCTCGCGCACACCCGGATCGCCGCGTTCGTCACCGCGGGCCTGCTCATCACGGTGTTCCTGCTCGCCTTCCGCTTCACCTCCTGGGGGGTGGCCATGCGGGCCGCCGCCGAGAGCCCGGAGACCGCGGCGCTGATGGGCGTGCGCCTCGGGCGGGTGTCGCTGGGCGCCTGGGCGGTCGCGGGCGCTCTGGCCGCCGTCGCCGCGCTCTTCCTGACCGTCTTCCCGACCCCCGGGCTGGAACGCGCCACCTCGCTCGCCGCGCTCAAGGCGTTCCCCGCGGCGATCCTCGGCGGCCTCGACTCGACGACCGGCGCGCTCGTCGGCGGCCTCCTCGTCGGGGTCACCGAGTCGCTCGCCACCGGCTACCAGAGCGACCTCACCTTCCTCGGGCGCGGCCTCGGCGACCTCGCGCCCTACCTGGTGATGGTCGCGATCCTGCTCATCCGGCCCGCCGGGCTGTTCGGTACGAAGGAGCTCGCCCGTGTCTGA
- a CDS encoding ABC transporter ATP-binding protein has translation MPALEVRDVTVRFAGLTALDAVGFTVRPGTVHALIGPNGAGKSTCFNVLSGVCRPASGSVRLGDRELTGLPPHRIAGLGVARIFQNLALPPHATVEDCLLLGRHRLTRTGFLAAGLRLPAAAREDRRHRERVREIAAFVGIEGQLDRPAGSLPYGQQKLAELARALCMEPRVLLLDEPVAGMTADERRRTAAVVAGVRDSLGISIVLVEHDMGVVMRLADAVTVLDFGRRIADGAPADVQNDPAVVRAYLGERAEPEETAS, from the coding sequence ATCCCGGCCCTGGAGGTCAGGGACGTGACGGTCCGGTTCGCCGGGCTGACCGCACTCGACGCGGTCGGCTTCACCGTCCGCCCCGGCACCGTGCACGCCCTGATCGGACCGAACGGCGCGGGCAAGTCGACCTGCTTCAACGTGCTGTCCGGTGTCTGCCGGCCCGCCTCCGGCAGTGTCCGGCTCGGCGACCGCGAACTCACCGGGCTGCCCCCGCACCGCATCGCCGGTCTCGGCGTGGCCCGCATCTTCCAGAACCTCGCCCTGCCGCCGCACGCCACCGTCGAGGACTGCCTGCTGCTCGGGCGGCACCGGCTGACCCGCACCGGCTTCCTCGCCGCCGGGCTGCGGCTGCCCGCGGCGGCCCGTGAGGACCGGCGGCACCGCGAACGCGTCCGCGAGATCGCCGCGTTCGTCGGCATCGAAGGACAGCTCGACCGGCCCGCCGGCTCCCTCCCGTACGGGCAGCAGAAACTCGCCGAGCTGGCGCGCGCGCTGTGCATGGAGCCCCGCGTGCTGCTCCTCGACGAGCCCGTCGCCGGCATGACCGCCGACGAACGGCGCCGTACCGCGGCGGTCGTCGCGGGCGTCCGCGACAGCCTCGGCATCTCGATCGTCCTGGTGGAACACGACATGGGGGTGGTGATGCGGCTCGCGGACGCGGTGACCGTACTGGACTTCGGGCGCCGCATCGCCGACGGCGCCCCCGCAGACGTACAGAACGACCCGGCGGTGGTGCGGGCCTACCTGGGCGAGCGCGCCGAGCCAGAGGAGACCGCTTCATGA
- a CDS encoding ABC transporter ATP-binding protein, with amino-acid sequence MGGSALLVRELSVGYGPVRALRHVSLEVPEGTVVTVLGGNGAGKSTLLRAVCRTLSFHGGAVTGGTVTLGGRPLDRLAPDRVVAAGVSQVPEGRRVFARMTVADNLRAGALGGTGGRADRARALRRVHDLFPVLADRAQQRAGLLSGGEQQMLAVGRALMGAPKVLLLDEPSLGLAPLMAARIADTVREINEQGTSVLLVEQNAALALRLATTAYVLEVGEVTLSGAADELAASDEVRRRYLGVVDEDAAADGATARDGLPSLSRWKG; translated from the coding sequence ATGGGCGGTTCCGCCCTGCTCGTGCGGGAACTGTCGGTCGGATACGGCCCCGTACGCGCACTGCGCCACGTGTCGTTGGAGGTGCCGGAGGGGACCGTCGTGACGGTCCTCGGCGGCAACGGCGCGGGCAAGTCGACACTCCTGCGGGCGGTGTGCCGGACGCTCTCCTTCCACGGGGGAGCGGTGACCGGCGGCACGGTCACGCTGGGAGGACGACCGCTGGACCGGCTGGCGCCGGACCGGGTGGTCGCCGCCGGGGTGTCCCAGGTCCCGGAGGGACGACGGGTGTTCGCCCGGATGACGGTCGCGGACAACCTGCGCGCCGGGGCGCTCGGCGGCACCGGCGGCCGGGCCGACCGGGCGCGGGCCCTGCGGCGCGTGCACGACCTGTTCCCGGTGCTCGCCGACCGCGCCCAGCAACGGGCCGGGCTGCTGTCCGGAGGAGAACAGCAGATGCTCGCCGTGGGCCGGGCCCTGATGGGCGCCCCCAAGGTGCTGCTGCTCGACGAACCCTCGCTCGGGCTCGCCCCGCTGATGGCCGCGCGGATCGCCGACACCGTGCGGGAGATCAACGAACAGGGCACCTCCGTCCTGCTCGTCGAACAGAACGCCGCCCTCGCCCTGCGGCTCGCCACCACCGCCTACGTGCTGGAGGTCGGCGAGGTGACCCTGTCGGGGGCCGCGGACGAACTCGCCGCCTCCGACGAGGTGCGCCGCCGCTACCTCGGCGTCGTCGACGAGGACGCGGCGGCCGACGGGGCGACCGCACGCGACGGCCTTCCGTCCCTGTCCCGCTGGAAGGGGTGA
- a CDS encoding PucR family transcriptional regulator — protein sequence MGGRRPRTGHDWKLLAESCVALLERLPELVDEHIRQLTEYSPVYGQVLPHDQQWREAETAMRIGIQAISAPRDSPRRDLEHAEEAGRRRAQQGLPLELLVHAYRSAGYLVWDALMESAASREPERLSVLMRCATMVWSAVDVQAATASESYLATERELRRRTDEQLQALLDALLEGQEAPGLAARAAAGLDLPEHGPYAVVVLRTERHDARDGRDAREGREGRDGCARPMLGAGLRFIWRMRADCEIGVVALDPGQGLDAVARLLDGRRSGPGGISPVVSGLGELGRARRWAELALRTCLPDATGVVRLDQRMATALVVSQPELAGRLVSDVFGALLELEPGDRAVLIETLDMWLACEGSAGRAAARLYCHRNTVFNRLRRLEQLTSRSLARPRDLIEMTLALDAYRLAGTGSATAR from the coding sequence ATGGGTGGGCGCAGACCGCGAACCGGTCATGACTGGAAGCTGCTCGCGGAGTCGTGTGTGGCTCTGCTGGAACGGCTGCCCGAGCTCGTCGACGAGCACATCAGGCAGCTCACCGAGTACTCCCCCGTCTACGGACAGGTGCTGCCGCACGACCAGCAGTGGCGGGAGGCGGAGACCGCGATGCGCATCGGCATCCAGGCCATCTCCGCGCCGCGGGACTCACCGCGCCGCGATCTGGAGCACGCCGAGGAGGCCGGCCGGCGGCGGGCCCAGCAGGGGCTGCCGCTCGAACTCCTCGTGCACGCCTACCGGTCCGCGGGCTATCTGGTGTGGGACGCGCTGATGGAGAGCGCGGCGAGCCGGGAGCCCGAGCGGCTCTCCGTGCTCATGCGCTGCGCCACGATGGTGTGGTCGGCGGTCGACGTGCAGGCCGCGACCGCCTCGGAGTCCTACCTCGCGACCGAACGGGAACTGCGGCGGCGCACCGACGAACAGTTGCAGGCCCTGCTCGACGCGCTGCTGGAGGGTCAGGAGGCGCCGGGGCTCGCGGCCCGGGCCGCCGCCGGGCTCGATCTTCCCGAGCACGGCCCGTACGCCGTCGTCGTCCTGCGCACCGAGCGCCATGACGCGCGGGACGGACGGGACGCGCGGGAGGGCCGGGAGGGGCGGGACGGCTGTGCCCGGCCGATGCTCGGCGCGGGGCTGCGGTTCATCTGGCGGATGCGGGCCGACTGCGAGATCGGCGTGGTGGCGCTGGACCCCGGGCAGGGCCTGGACGCCGTGGCCCGGCTGCTGGACGGGCGGCGCTCGGGTCCGGGCGGGATCAGCCCGGTCGTGTCGGGGCTCGGCGAGCTGGGGCGGGCCCGGCGCTGGGCGGAGCTGGCGCTGCGCACCTGCCTGCCGGACGCGACCGGTGTCGTCCGCCTCGACCAGCGGATGGCGACGGCGCTGGTGGTGAGCCAGCCGGAACTGGCGGGCCGGCTGGTGTCGGACGTGTTCGGCGCGCTGCTGGAGCTCGAACCCGGCGACCGGGCCGTGCTGATCGAGACGCTGGACATGTGGCTGGCCTGCGAGGGCTCGGCGGGCCGGGCCGCGGCCCGCCTGTACTGCCACCGGAACACCGTCTTCAACCGGCTGCGCCGCCTGGAGCAGCTGACGTCCCGCTCCCTGGCCCGCCCCCGCGACCTGATCGAGATGACCCTGGCCTTGGACGCGTACCGCCTGGCGGGAACGGGATCGGCGACGGCGCGGTGA
- a CDS encoding glycerate kinase has product MADAAVDRTPRVLIAADKFKGSLTAVQVAERVTAGLRRAVPRIEVESLPVADGGDGTVDAAVAAGFERREVRVAGPLGDEVTAAYALRGDTAVVEMAEASGLQRLPEGVFAPLTASTYGSGELLRAALDAGARTIVFGVGGSATTDGGAGMLAALGARFLAADGTPVAPGGAALRDVDTADLSGLDERLASVDLVLASDVDNPLTGPKGAPAVYGPQKGASPDDVATLDAALAHFATVLEKAIGPKAAEYAAAPGAGAAGGIGYGALVLGARFRAGIEVMLDVLGFAPALERATLVITGEGSLDEQTLHGKAPAGVAAAARAGGKDVVAVCGRLTLRPEALGTAGIRRAYPLTEVEPDIAKCIADAGPILERVAENIGRDFLA; this is encoded by the coding sequence GTGGCGGACGCTGCAGTGGATCGGACCCCCCGTGTGCTCATCGCCGCGGACAAGTTCAAGGGATCGCTGACGGCCGTACAGGTCGCGGAGCGTGTGACGGCCGGACTGCGCCGGGCCGTGCCGCGGATCGAGGTCGAGTCGCTGCCCGTGGCGGACGGCGGCGACGGCACCGTCGACGCGGCGGTCGCGGCCGGGTTCGAGCGCCGCGAGGTGCGGGTCGCCGGGCCGCTGGGCGACGAGGTGACCGCCGCGTACGCGCTGCGCGGGGACACCGCGGTGGTGGAGATGGCCGAGGCGAGCGGCTTGCAGCGGCTGCCCGAGGGCGTCTTCGCGCCCCTCACGGCCTCGACGTACGGCTCCGGTGAACTGCTGCGCGCCGCGCTCGACGCCGGTGCGCGCACCATCGTCTTCGGTGTCGGCGGCAGCGCGACCACGGACGGCGGCGCGGGCATGCTGGCCGCGCTCGGCGCGCGCTTCCTCGCCGCGGACGGTACGCCGGTGGCGCCCGGCGGCGCCGCGCTGCGTGACGTGGACACCGCGGACCTGTCCGGCCTGGACGAACGGCTCGCCTCCGTCGACCTCGTCCTCGCCAGCGACGTGGACAACCCGCTGACGGGGCCCAAGGGGGCGCCCGCCGTCTACGGCCCGCAGAAGGGCGCGAGCCCCGACGACGTGGCGACGCTGGACGCCGCGCTCGCGCACTTCGCCACGGTTCTGGAGAAGGCGATCGGGCCGAAGGCCGCCGAGTACGCCGCCGCGCCCGGCGCGGGTGCCGCGGGCGGCATCGGCTACGGCGCGCTCGTCCTCGGCGCCCGCTTCCGGGCCGGGATCGAGGTCATGCTCGACGTCCTCGGGTTCGCGCCCGCGCTGGAGCGGGCCACCCTGGTGATCACCGGCGAGGGGTCACTCGACGAGCAGACCCTGCACGGCAAGGCTCCCGCCGGGGTCGCGGCCGCCGCCCGCGCCGGGGGCAAGGACGTCGTCGCGGTCTGCGGCCGGCTCACCCTGCGGCCGGAGGCCCTCGGCACCGCCGGGATCCGGCGGGCCTACCCCCTCACCGAGGTCGAGCCCGACATCGCCAAGTGCATCGCCGACGCGGGCCCCATCCTGGAACGCGTCGCGGAGAACATCGGGCGCGACTTCCTGGCCTGA
- a CDS encoding NUDIX domain-containing protein yields MTTSDFAAYIAGLPRVLAAAAALFRDAEGNVLLVEPNYREGWGLPGGTVESDDGESPRQGARRETAEEIGLDVELGRLLAVDWVRGPGRPPLVAYLYDGGVLGDGDFDAIRLQEEELLSWRLVPRAELSAYLPGASGRRVLVALDVLERESAGAAELENGHRVG; encoded by the coding sequence ATGACCACGTCGGACTTCGCCGCGTACATCGCCGGCCTGCCGCGGGTGCTCGCCGCGGCCGCCGCTCTCTTCCGCGACGCCGAAGGGAACGTCCTGCTCGTCGAGCCGAACTACCGCGAGGGCTGGGGTCTTCCGGGCGGCACGGTGGAGTCGGACGACGGCGAGAGTCCGCGCCAGGGAGCGCGCCGCGAGACGGCCGAGGAGATCGGCCTCGACGTGGAGCTCGGCCGGCTCCTGGCGGTCGACTGGGTGCGGGGACCCGGCCGCCCGCCGCTGGTGGCCTACCTGTACGACGGCGGCGTCCTCGGCGACGGCGACTTCGACGCGATCCGGCTGCAGGAGGAGGAGCTGCTGTCCTGGCGTCTGGTGCCGCGCGCGGAGCTGTCCGCGTATCTGCCGGGCGCCTCGGGCCGGCGCGTCCTCGTGGCGCTGGACGTGCTGGAGCGGGAGAGCGCGGGGGCGGCGGAGCTGGAGAACGGCCACCGGGTGGGCTGA
- a CDS encoding SHOCT domain-containing protein has protein sequence MPGLLRGVARTAVVAGTATAVSNRVSRRQAGRWAQQEAPAQAYQEPAPAAAPPPPPPGADMTSKIDQLKQLGDLKNQGVLTEAEFEEQKRRILG, from the coding sequence GTGCCAGGTCTCCTTCGCGGGGTCGCCCGCACCGCCGTGGTGGCCGGTACGGCCACCGCCGTCTCCAACCGCGTGTCACGCCGTCAGGCGGGGCGCTGGGCCCAGCAGGAGGCGCCGGCCCAGGCTTACCAGGAGCCCGCACCGGCCGCCGCGCCCCCGCCCCCGCCGCCCGGCGCCGACATGACCAGCAAGATCGACCAGCTGAAGCAGCTGGGCGACCTCAAGAACCAGGGCGTCCTCACCGAGGCGGAGTTCGAGGAGCAGAAGCGCCGCATCCTCGGCTGA
- a CDS encoding DUF7144 family membrane protein translates to MTTTDTHRRDTGGSSGMWVSGWTAFAGVMMIFGGAMAIFEGISAIAKDDVFVTTRNYTYSFNLTSWGWIHLVLGILVVIAGLALFRGMLWARIVGVALAGLSMIANFMWLPYQPVWAIVLIAIDAFVIWALCVGPGREAHAR, encoded by the coding sequence ATGACTACGACGGATACGCACCGGCGCGACACCGGTGGCAGTTCGGGAATGTGGGTGTCCGGCTGGACCGCCTTCGCCGGGGTCATGATGATCTTCGGTGGCGCGATGGCCATCTTCGAGGGCATCTCCGCCATCGCGAAGGACGATGTCTTCGTCACCACCCGCAACTACACGTACAGCTTCAATCTGACGAGCTGGGGCTGGATCCACCTCGTCCTCGGCATCCTCGTCGTGATCGCGGGCCTCGCCCTGTTCCGGGGCATGCTGTGGGCCCGCATCGTCGGTGTCGCCCTGGCCGGCCTCTCCATGATCGCCAACTTCATGTGGCTGCCGTACCAGCCGGTATGGGCGATCGTGCTGATCGCCATCGACGCGTTCGTGATCTGGGCGCTGTGTGTGGGCCCGGGCCGCGAGGCGCACGCCCGGTAG
- a CDS encoding DUF6325 family protein, whose product MGPIDYVVIEFPGSRMTGEGFPLLVDLVDRGLIRILDLLFVKKDEDGSVVGLEIADLTGDGALDLAVFEGASSGLLGEDDIAEAGQALEPGNSAGILVYENLWAAPFATALRRGGAQMVASGRIPVPAVLAALDETDAG is encoded by the coding sequence ATGGGACCGATCGACTATGTGGTCATCGAGTTTCCCGGCAGCCGAATGACCGGCGAGGGATTTCCCCTCCTGGTCGACCTGGTGGACCGCGGACTCATCCGCATTCTCGACCTGCTGTTCGTGAAGAAGGACGAGGACGGATCCGTGGTCGGCCTGGAGATCGCCGACCTGACCGGCGACGGGGCACTCGACCTCGCCGTGTTCGAGGGCGCCTCCTCGGGCCTGCTGGGCGAGGACGACATCGCGGAGGCCGGCCAGGCGCTGGAGCCCGGCAACTCCGCCGGCATCCTCGTCTACGAGAACCTGTGGGCCGCGCCCTTCGCCACCGCCCTGCGCCGCGGCGGCGCCCAGATGGTCGCCTCCGGCCGCATCCCCGTACCGGCCGTCCTCGCCGCCCTCGACGAGACGGACGCCGGATAG
- a CDS encoding GAP family protein — translation MVLDLVLIGLAIALNPLPVTGFVLVLSARNGIWNGLAFLLTWLATFVGIIAVVLLMTGGKPPAANSSPSTAALAVKLAVGVGLLWYAERTRRRIGTRHRSSGFMSRVERISPWSAAGLALLLQPWGMVAAGAATVVEADLAHFASYAALMGYCLLASSSLLAMELYATFAPRSAAVRLGRLRTWLEGHQEQALVSLVLFLGLWLVGKSIYGLTA, via the coding sequence ATGGTCCTTGACCTGGTCCTCATCGGTCTGGCGATCGCCCTGAACCCGCTGCCGGTCACCGGGTTCGTGCTGGTGCTCTCGGCCCGCAACGGCATCTGGAACGGCCTCGCCTTCCTCCTCACGTGGCTCGCCACCTTCGTCGGCATCATCGCCGTCGTGCTGCTCATGACCGGCGGCAAGCCACCGGCCGCGAACTCCTCGCCGTCCACCGCCGCCCTGGCCGTCAAACTGGCCGTCGGCGTCGGCCTCCTCTGGTACGCGGAACGCACCCGCCGCCGGATCGGCACACGGCACAGGTCCTCCGGGTTCATGTCACGCGTCGAACGCATCTCCCCGTGGTCCGCGGCCGGTCTCGCGCTGCTCCTCCAGCCCTGGGGCATGGTCGCGGCCGGCGCCGCCACCGTCGTCGAGGCCGACCTCGCGCACTTCGCGTCGTACGCGGCACTCATGGGCTACTGCCTGCTGGCCTCGTCCAGCCTGCTGGCCATGGAGCTCTACGCGACGTTCGCCCCCCGCTCGGCCGCCGTGCGGCTCGGGAGACTGCGCACCTGGCTGGAGGGCCACCAGGAACAGGCCCTCGTGTCGCTGGTGCTGTTCCTGGGCCTGTGGCTGGTCGGCAAGAGCATCTACGGACTGACCGCGTGA